A single genomic interval of Dyella sp. GSA-30 harbors:
- a CDS encoding OmpA family protein: MHKSWKQINVAIAATFALAACGNVSHDVAKDGHSAGELVWPATNDVTPMHKGGTFPNLHNLRQMRAGLNKQQVSDLIGYPHFSEGVWGVREWNYVFNFRKPDSDEVTVCQYKVLFDDGKVARSFYWKPESCAALLEEPKVVSQPPKEEEAPQQFTLSADALFAFGKADISPEGRKALAGVATQLHEHIARVHSINVTGYTDRLGSTTGNQQLSERRAHAVKDVLVEDGLPSSKIQTEGRGESNPVKDCADGSRALLKACLAPNRRVEVRVD; encoded by the coding sequence ATGCATAAGTCATGGAAACAGATCAACGTGGCGATCGCCGCCACATTCGCACTGGCCGCCTGCGGCAACGTCAGTCACGACGTGGCCAAGGATGGGCACTCGGCCGGGGAACTGGTGTGGCCGGCAACCAACGATGTTACGCCCATGCACAAGGGCGGCACGTTCCCGAATCTGCATAACTTGCGGCAGATGCGGGCAGGCCTCAACAAGCAGCAAGTCTCAGACCTGATCGGCTATCCGCATTTCAGCGAAGGCGTGTGGGGCGTGCGCGAGTGGAACTACGTGTTCAACTTCCGCAAGCCCGATAGCGACGAAGTGACGGTGTGTCAGTACAAGGTGCTGTTCGACGATGGCAAGGTCGCGCGCAGCTTCTACTGGAAACCTGAGTCGTGCGCCGCGCTGCTTGAAGAGCCGAAGGTAGTTTCCCAGCCGCCTAAGGAAGAAGAAGCTCCGCAGCAGTTCACGCTTTCGGCCGATGCGCTCTTTGCGTTTGGCAAGGCGGATATTTCGCCCGAGGGAAGAAAGGCATTGGCCGGCGTGGCGACGCAATTGCATGAGCACATCGCACGAGTGCACAGCATCAACGTCACCGGATACACGGATCGTCTTGGTAGTACGACGGGCAACCAGCAGTTGTCCGAACGCAGAGCACATGCCGTGAAGGATGTTCTTGTCGAAGACGGGCTACCTTCGAGCAAGATCCAGACCGAAGGGCGAGGCGAGAGCAATCCGGTGAAGGATTGCGCTGATGGTTCTCGCGCGCTGTTGAAGGCATGTCTGGCGCCTAACCGGCGTGTCGAGGTAAGGGTCGATTAG
- a CDS encoding YadA-like family protein, which produces MNKIYRKIWSRALNQLVVVSELASSHSSGGQGQQATGRSSLSRPRPGILILLAAAGGIGWVLPAHAQSVDCNPAPYNAYNSTASCMGLGATASGVGATALGSISNASVLGALAVGYAAQSTGQNGVAVGFQANAAFINSIYIGARTAAGTGALAGSAIAIGTDVTASGNASIAFGATAKAVAGNAIAFGTSSSVDVNSTNSVAIGPSAKATGAINAVALGASALATTGQGTALGAFTLAASDGATAVGLSSQSTATHATAVGWQADATALNAIYLGARTTGTGASAESATAIGTDVNASGTYSIGMGLQANASQTDAIAIGRQALASGLNSMYLGSRPSGIAGSGATANNAIGVGIDVTASGVGSVALGNFTIASGLNSVAVGDSGATANNTTAIGVGSQAQAVSTVAIGDTNTVVAAAGPGSIAGGHNSRVNGGTGAVALGEGQIANGNGAVAIGDPNSANGNGAVATGANDTANGDGAVAIGNNNNAQGVGSVALGNGSSALAAGAVAFGNAAVANNANDVALGSGSTTTTAVGTPNTVINGNTYAFAGTNPTSTVSVGALNTERTITNVAAGRISGSSTDAINGSQLFGTNQAVTTLGTTVTNLGNTIATSIGGGTTYNPTTGAITTSVTYGGNTYTSLQQVFNQIDGAVDGGGGIKYFHANSTLADSQATGANSVAIGPVSNATTVNAVSIGNGATAGTNAGDVALGAGSATGAVVQTGSGTIAGTTYTYAGATPTSTVSVGTVGNERTITNVAAGQVNGSSTDAINGSQLFATNQAVDNLSNVVAASATHYYSVNDNGVQGGNYANNGAAGLNALAAGVGATATADSGTALGQNSGVSVLGGVGLGSGAVSDRAIAPTSGSITVGTNTIPYNTTDRNLLGAVSVGNATDFRQITNVADGTQDQDAVTLRQLKGAMSSFSVTPIKYFHANSNASDSLAVGAESVAIGPQTTVNGDNGIGMGNGAIVQQTAPGGTAIGQNATVNLADGVALGTNATSNGIQALALGAGSQAAFASSVALGSGSQTDAAVGTASTALDGVTYSFAGTTPGSTVSIGSAGAERTLTNLAAGRISGSSTDAINGSQLYATNQSLGSLWTQFNNLASVVNNLPPGGGGGGTNTVNNTFQTSTDNTTPASSTGSNSTAAGAGSNASGNNSTAIGSGSTASGDNSVAIGAGSQATQANSVSVGAAGHERTITNVAAGVNPTDAVNVSQLDDAINAAKNWSKDYVDQRFQGVDQELNRIGNRANAGIASAMAMASLPQAYQPNQSSAAVALGSFHGESGIAVGVSTITESGRYVFKLNATTNSRGDAGAGVGAGVVW; this is translated from the coding sequence ATGAACAAGATCTATCGAAAGATATGGAGCCGCGCGCTGAATCAGCTCGTGGTGGTTTCGGAGCTGGCCTCGTCTCATTCCAGTGGTGGACAGGGACAGCAAGCAACCGGGCGCTCATCACTATCGCGGCCACGACCGGGAATCTTGATCTTGCTGGCGGCAGCGGGCGGGATCGGCTGGGTTTTGCCGGCGCACGCTCAATCGGTGGACTGCAACCCGGCGCCCTATAACGCCTATAACAGCACCGCCTCGTGCATGGGCTTGGGCGCCACGGCCAGCGGAGTCGGAGCGACTGCGCTGGGTTCGATCTCCAACGCTTCCGTACTGGGTGCGCTTGCGGTGGGATACGCCGCGCAGAGTACGGGACAGAACGGCGTAGCCGTTGGCTTTCAAGCCAATGCGGCCTTTATCAACTCTATTTATATCGGAGCGCGCACCGCAGCCGGCACGGGAGCACTAGCCGGTAGCGCCATCGCTATCGGCACCGATGTCACAGCTTCCGGTAACGCTTCCATTGCATTTGGAGCCACTGCGAAAGCCGTCGCCGGTAACGCCATAGCTTTCGGCACGTCGAGCTCCGTCGACGTGAACTCCACCAACAGCGTTGCTATCGGCCCTTCGGCCAAAGCGACCGGCGCTATCAATGCCGTCGCTCTCGGTGCGTCTGCCCTCGCCACCACGGGGCAGGGAACCGCCTTGGGTGCCTTTACGCTTGCCGCCTCCGACGGAGCGACGGCAGTGGGACTTTCGTCGCAAAGCACGGCCACCCATGCGACCGCCGTGGGTTGGCAAGCCGATGCGACGGCTCTCAATGCGATCTATCTGGGTGCTCGCACCACCGGCACTGGCGCGTCAGCCGAGTCGGCCACGGCCATCGGTACGGATGTAAACGCCTCGGGCACGTATTCCATCGGCATGGGTCTGCAGGCAAACGCAAGCCAGACCGATGCTATCGCCATCGGCAGGCAGGCCTTGGCCAGCGGTCTGAATTCGATGTACCTGGGGTCGCGTCCCAGCGGCATCGCCGGCAGCGGCGCGACGGCAAACAATGCCATTGGGGTAGGCATCGATGTCACTGCCAGCGGGGTGGGCTCGGTGGCGCTCGGCAACTTTACGATTGCGTCGGGTCTGAACAGTGTTGCTGTGGGCGACAGTGGGGCAACCGCTAACAACACCACGGCCATCGGCGTTGGTTCGCAGGCGCAAGCAGTCTCCACCGTCGCGATCGGCGACACCAACACCGTGGTCGCCGCGGCAGGCCCGGGCTCCATCGCCGGCGGCCACAATTCGCGCGTGAACGGCGGCACCGGCGCCGTGGCGCTCGGTGAAGGACAGATCGCCAACGGCAACGGCGCGGTGGCTATCGGCGATCCGAATTCCGCCAACGGTAACGGCGCAGTGGCGACCGGTGCCAACGACACCGCCAATGGCGATGGCGCGGTAGCTATCGGCAACAACAACAATGCGCAAGGCGTCGGCTCGGTCGCACTAGGTAACGGCAGCAGCGCACTGGCCGCCGGCGCGGTCGCTTTCGGCAATGCGGCCGTCGCCAACAACGCGAACGATGTCGCACTAGGTTCCGGCTCGACCACGACGACTGCCGTGGGCACCCCGAACACCGTCATCAACGGCAACACCTATGCCTTTGCCGGCACCAACCCGACCAGCACGGTAAGCGTGGGCGCGTTGAACACGGAGCGCACCATCACCAATGTCGCCGCAGGCCGGATCAGTGGCTCCAGCACGGATGCCATCAACGGCTCGCAGTTGTTTGGGACCAACCAGGCGGTCACGACGTTGGGCACCACGGTCACCAACCTCGGCAACACCATCGCCACCAGCATCGGCGGCGGCACCACCTACAACCCGACGACCGGCGCCATAACGACGAGCGTCACCTACGGCGGCAATACATACACTTCGCTGCAACAGGTGTTCAACCAGATCGATGGCGCGGTGGATGGCGGCGGCGGCATCAAGTATTTCCACGCCAACTCCACCCTGGCCGACTCGCAAGCTACTGGCGCGAACAGCGTTGCGATCGGACCGGTGTCCAACGCCACCACAGTCAATGCCGTTTCGATCGGCAATGGCGCCACCGCCGGCACCAACGCGGGCGACGTAGCGCTGGGTGCCGGTTCGGCGACGGGGGCCGTGGTGCAGACGGGCAGCGGCACGATCGCGGGCACGACCTATACCTATGCCGGCGCGACGCCGACCAGCACGGTAAGCGTGGGCACCGTGGGCAATGAGCGCACGATCACCAACGTGGCGGCAGGACAGGTGAACGGATCGAGCACGGATGCGATCAACGGCTCGCAGTTGTTCGCCACGAACCAGGCCGTGGACAACCTGAGCAACGTGGTCGCCGCCAGCGCTACGCACTACTACAGCGTCAACGACAACGGCGTGCAGGGCGGCAACTACGCCAACAACGGCGCAGCCGGTCTCAACGCGCTGGCCGCGGGCGTGGGTGCCACGGCGACCGCAGACAGCGGTACCGCATTGGGCCAGAACAGCGGCGTCTCGGTACTGGGCGGCGTGGGGCTGGGCTCGGGTGCGGTGTCCGACCGGGCCATCGCACCGACCTCCGGCTCCATCACCGTGGGCACCAACACCATCCCGTACAACACTACCGACCGCAATCTGCTTGGTGCGGTCTCGGTCGGCAACGCAACCGATTTCCGCCAGATCACCAACGTGGCGGACGGCACACAGGATCAGGATGCCGTGACCTTGCGTCAGTTGAAGGGCGCGATGAGTTCGTTCTCGGTTACGCCGATCAAGTACTTCCACGCCAACTCCAACGCATCCGATTCGTTGGCAGTAGGCGCGGAGTCGGTAGCCATCGGTCCGCAGACCACGGTGAATGGCGATAACGGCATCGGCATGGGTAACGGCGCGATCGTGCAGCAGACCGCACCGGGCGGCACAGCGATCGGTCAGAACGCCACCGTCAATCTCGCCGACGGCGTAGCCCTCGGTACCAATGCCACCTCCAATGGCATTCAGGCGTTGGCCTTGGGCGCGGGGTCGCAGGCGGCCTTTGCAAGCAGCGTGGCCTTGGGTTCCGGATCGCAGACCGATGCAGCGGTGGGTACCGCCAGCACCGCACTCGATGGCGTGACGTACAGCTTTGCCGGTACGACGCCGGGATCAACGGTAAGCATAGGCAGTGCGGGTGCGGAGCGCACACTCACCAACCTGGCAGCGGGCCGCATCAGCGGCAGCAGTACGGATGCGATCAACGGCTCGCAGCTGTATGCCACCAACCAGTCGCTGGGCTCGCTCTGGACGCAGTTCAACAACCTCGCCAGCGTCGTCAACAACCTGCCGCCGGGCGGTGGTGGCGGCGGTACCAACACGGTGAACAACACGTTCCAGACCAGCACCGACAACACCACGCCTGCGTCGTCCACGGGCAGCAACTCGACCGCGGCGGGTGCCGGCTCCAACGCATCGGGCAATAACAGTACGGCCATCGGCTCCGGCTCCACCGCCAGCGGCGACAATAGCGTCGCGATCGGTGCAGGTTCGCAGGCAACGCAGGCCAATTCGGTGTCGGTGGGCGCGGCAGGTCATGAGCGCACGATCACCAATGTCGCGGCTGGCGTGAACCCCACCGATGCGGTCAACGTGAGCCAGCTCGACGATGCCATTAACGCCGCCAAGAACTGGTCGAAGGACTATGTCGACCAGCGCTTTCAGGGCGTGGACCAGGAACTCAATCGCATCGGCAATCGTGCCAATGCCGGCATCGCCTCGGCGATGGCGATGGCGAGCCTGCCGCAGGCGTATCAGCCCAATCAGAGTTCTGCTGCTGTAGCACTGGGCAGTTTCCACGGTGAATCGGGCATAGCCGTCGGCGTGTCGACCATCACCGAGAGCGGCCGCTACGTGTTCAAGCTCAACGCCACCACCAACTCGCGCGGCGATGCCGGCGCGGGCGTGGGCGCGGGCGTGGTCTGGTAA
- the katG gene encoding catalase/peroxidase HPI — translation MSNEAKCPFNHAAGGGTTNRDWWPKQLRLDLLAQHSSKSDPLDQGFDYAKAFKSLDLAAVKKDLGALMTDSQDWWPADFGHYGPLFIRMAWHSAGTYRIGDGRGGGGRGQQRFAPLNSWPDNVSLDKARRLLWPIKQKYGQKISWADLFILSGNVALETMGFKTFGFAGGREDTWEPDLDVYWGNEKTWLGGDVRYGKGAAGDADGEGVIVADEELHGSERSRTDSGRNLENPLGAVQMGLIYVNPEGPDGNPDPLAAAHDIRETFGRMAMNDEETVALIAGGHTFGKTHGAGPADNVGPEPEAADLEHQGLGWKNSFGTGKGGDTITSGLEVTWTATPTKWGNGFFENLFGHEWELTKSPAGANQWVAKDAKATIPHAHDPSKKLLPTMLTTDLSLRFDPAYEKISRRFLEHPEQFADAFARAWFKLTHRDMGPRARYLGPEVPSEELTWQDPIPAANHPLVDAQDVASLKQKILASGLSVSQLVSTAWASASTFRGSDKRGGANGARIRLAPQKDWEVNQPEQLAKVLKTLEGIQSEFNGAQSGGKKISLADLIVLAGSAGVEQAAKNAGHSVTVAFTPGRADASQAQTDVESVAALEPIADGFRNYLKGKYRVPAEALLIDKAQLLTLTAPEMTVLIGGLRVLNVHAGKDAHGVFTQKPEALTNDFFRNLLDMGTEWTPRSAGPGVFEGRDRKTGAAKWTGTRVDLVFGSHAQLRALSEVYASADAQEKFVRDFVAAWVKVMNLDRFDLA, via the coding sequence ATGTCTAACGAAGCAAAGTGTCCGTTCAACCACGCCGCCGGTGGCGGTACCACGAACCGCGACTGGTGGCCTAAACAGCTGCGGCTCGACCTGCTCGCTCAGCATTCGAGCAAATCCGACCCGCTCGACCAGGGCTTTGACTACGCCAAGGCGTTCAAGAGCCTCGACCTGGCGGCGGTGAAGAAGGATCTTGGGGCACTGATGACCGATTCGCAGGACTGGTGGCCCGCGGACTTCGGGCACTACGGCCCGCTATTTATCCGCATGGCCTGGCACAGTGCCGGCACCTATCGCATCGGCGACGGACGTGGCGGCGGTGGGCGTGGCCAGCAACGTTTCGCGCCACTGAACAGCTGGCCGGATAACGTCAGCCTCGACAAGGCGCGCCGCCTGTTGTGGCCGATCAAGCAGAAATACGGCCAGAAGATTTCCTGGGCCGACCTGTTCATCCTCAGCGGCAACGTTGCGCTCGAGACCATGGGCTTCAAGACCTTCGGTTTCGCCGGCGGGCGCGAGGACACCTGGGAACCGGATCTGGACGTCTACTGGGGCAACGAGAAAACCTGGCTGGGCGGCGATGTCCGCTACGGCAAGGGCGCTGCCGGCGACGCAGACGGCGAAGGCGTGATCGTGGCCGACGAAGAGTTGCACGGCAGCGAGCGCAGCCGTACCGACAGCGGGCGCAACCTCGAAAATCCGTTGGGCGCGGTGCAGATGGGTCTGATCTACGTCAACCCGGAAGGCCCGGATGGCAACCCGGACCCGCTTGCCGCAGCGCACGATATTCGCGAGACCTTCGGGCGCATGGCCATGAACGACGAGGAGACCGTCGCGCTGATCGCGGGCGGTCATACCTTCGGCAAGACGCATGGTGCCGGACCCGCCGACAATGTCGGGCCCGAACCGGAGGCCGCCGATCTCGAACATCAGGGCCTGGGCTGGAAGAACAGCTTCGGTACCGGCAAGGGTGGCGACACGATTACCAGCGGTCTGGAAGTCACCTGGACCGCGACGCCGACGAAGTGGGGTAACGGCTTCTTCGAGAACCTGTTCGGCCACGAATGGGAACTGACCAAGAGTCCTGCCGGTGCGAACCAATGGGTCGCCAAGGATGCCAAGGCAACCATTCCGCATGCGCATGATCCGTCGAAGAAGCTGCTGCCGACGATGCTCACTACCGATCTTTCGCTGCGCTTCGATCCGGCCTACGAGAAGATCTCGCGTCGTTTTCTGGAGCACCCCGAGCAATTCGCCGATGCGTTTGCCCGCGCCTGGTTCAAGCTGACCCACCGCGACATGGGGCCGCGCGCACGCTATCTAGGCCCGGAAGTGCCGAGCGAAGAATTGACCTGGCAGGACCCCATTCCGGCCGCCAATCACCCATTGGTCGATGCGCAGGATGTCGCTTCGCTCAAGCAGAAGATTCTGGCGTCGGGACTGTCCGTCTCGCAGCTGGTATCGACGGCCTGGGCATCGGCATCGACGTTCCGCGGTTCCGACAAGCGCGGTGGCGCCAATGGCGCACGCATTCGCCTCGCACCGCAGAAGGATTGGGAGGTCAACCAGCCCGAGCAACTGGCGAAGGTGCTCAAGACGCTCGAAGGCATCCAGAGTGAGTTCAACGGTGCGCAGTCCGGTGGCAAGAAGATTTCGCTGGCCGACCTGATCGTGCTGGCCGGCAGCGCCGGTGTCGAACAGGCGGCGAAGAACGCGGGCCATTCGGTGACCGTGGCTTTCACGCCGGGCCGTGCGGACGCTTCGCAAGCGCAGACCGATGTGGAGTCGGTAGCGGCACTCGAGCCGATTGCCGATGGCTTCCGCAATTACCTCAAGGGCAAGTACCGCGTCCCGGCCGAAGCGTTGCTGATCGACAAGGCGCAATTGCTCACGTTGACCGCGCCGGAAATGACGGTGCTGATCGGCGGCCTGCGTGTGCTGAACGTGCATGCCGGAAAGGACGCGCATGGCGTGTTCACGCAGAAGCCCGAAGCGCTGACCAACGACTTCTTCCGCAACCTGCTCGACATGGGCACGGAATGGACGCCGCGTTCGGCGGGGCCGGGCGTGTTCGAGGGACGTGATCGCAAGACCGGTGCAGCAAAGTGGACCGGTACCCGCGTCGATCTGGTGTTCGGTTCGCATGCCCAGCTACGTGCATTGAGCGAAGTCTATGCAAGCGCGGATGCGCAGGAGAAATTCGTCCGCGACTTCGTCGCGGCCTGGGTCAAGGTGATGAACCTGGATCGGTTCGATCTCGCCTGA
- a CDS encoding nuclear transport factor 2 family protein encodes MHTPTQLLQAYLAEIQDPAAVAALFAEDGVLELPALSSMGIDARAQGPAAIERFITGLLTNVPDFRFKNVQILMETADQVFAEYSIEAQVLSTGKLYRQTYAGRLVMQDGKIKLLRESLDTLAAYRAFTKDV; translated from the coding sequence ATGCATACCCCTACTCAGTTATTGCAAGCCTATCTGGCGGAAATCCAGGACCCGGCGGCGGTCGCCGCCTTGTTCGCCGAAGACGGCGTGCTTGAATTGCCGGCACTCTCGTCCATGGGTATCGACGCACGTGCGCAAGGGCCGGCGGCTATCGAGAGATTCATTACCGGTTTGCTTACCAATGTTCCGGACTTCCGCTTCAAGAACGTGCAGATCCTGATGGAAACGGCGGACCAGGTCTTTGCCGAATACAGCATCGAGGCGCAGGTGCTCTCCACTGGGAAGCTGTACCGCCAGACGTATGCCGGGCGGCTGGTCATGCAGGACGGAAAGATCAAGCTGCTGCGCGAATCGCTCGATACACTGGCGGCGTACCGCGCATTCACCAAGGACGTCTGA
- a CDS encoding DUF899 family protein gives MAHTSPLVPAVELAKRNGMTFPNESDAYRQARNALLAEEIELRRHIERVAEQRRALPPGGEVSGDYRFEDEHGPCDFAALFGDKQTLVVYSFMYGPQRERPCPMCTSMLSAWDGEARDMEQRIALAVVARSPIDRLLAFKKQRGWRGLHLYSDTNGLFSRDYHGIGEDGGDDAAVNVFTRRDGTIRHFWSGEMGMETSDPGQDPRGAPDLMPIWTVLDMTPEGRDPHWYPRLDYGN, from the coding sequence ATGGCGCATACCTCACCTCTTGTTCCGGCTGTTGAGCTTGCCAAGCGCAACGGCATGACCTTTCCCAACGAAAGCGATGCCTATCGCCAGGCTCGCAATGCACTGCTGGCCGAAGAAATCGAGTTGCGGCGGCATATCGAGCGTGTTGCAGAACAGCGACGGGCTCTGCCGCCTGGCGGCGAGGTCAGCGGCGACTATCGCTTTGAAGACGAACACGGCCCCTGCGACTTCGCGGCGCTGTTCGGCGACAAGCAGACCCTGGTTGTCTACAGCTTCATGTATGGCCCGCAGCGCGAACGTCCGTGTCCGATGTGCACGTCGATGCTCAGCGCGTGGGACGGCGAAGCCCGCGATATGGAGCAGCGCATTGCGCTGGCGGTCGTCGCACGGTCGCCGATCGATCGTCTGCTGGCTTTCAAAAAGCAACGTGGCTGGCGTGGCCTGCACCTGTACTCCGATACGAACGGCCTTTTTAGCCGCGACTACCACGGTATCGGCGAGGACGGCGGCGACGATGCCGCGGTCAATGTGTTTACCCGGCGCGACGGGACCATCCGGCATTTCTGGTCCGGAGAGATGGGCATGGAGACCTCCGATCCTGGGCAGGATCCGCGCGGCGCGCCCGACCTGATGCCGATCTGGACCGTGCTGGATATGACGCCTGAGGGGCGTGATCCGCATTGGTATCCGAGGCTTGATTACGGCAATTGA
- a CDS encoding SDR family oxidoreductase, translating into MNTSLKNKIALITGASTGIGLASAQELAARGAKVYITGRRQDELDAAVAAIGHAAVGIRADASNLQDLDRVMAQIKNEAGHLDVLFTNAGGGDMLPLGAITEEHFDRIFATNVKGVLFTVQKALPLLVDGGAVILNGSTTTVQGTENFSVYSASKAAVRNFARSWLLDLKARSIRVNVVSPGPVRTPGLAGLVPAEHQEGLFNHLASMVPMGRLGEPEEIAKVVAFLASSDASFINGIELFVDGGAAQI; encoded by the coding sequence ATGAATACGTCACTGAAGAACAAGATTGCACTAATCACCGGCGCGAGCACCGGTATCGGCCTGGCATCGGCCCAGGAGCTGGCCGCCCGAGGCGCCAAGGTCTACATCACGGGGCGTCGCCAGGACGAACTCGATGCGGCCGTTGCCGCGATCGGCCACGCGGCGGTAGGCATCCGCGCGGATGCATCGAACCTGCAGGATCTCGATCGCGTGATGGCGCAGATCAAAAACGAGGCCGGCCACCTCGATGTGCTGTTCACCAACGCCGGCGGCGGCGACATGCTGCCCCTGGGCGCGATTACCGAGGAGCATTTCGACCGCATTTTCGCCACCAACGTGAAGGGCGTGCTGTTTACCGTGCAAAAGGCACTTCCTTTGCTGGTCGACGGCGGCGCGGTGATTCTCAATGGCTCGACCACCACGGTGCAAGGCACCGAGAATTTCAGCGTCTACAGCGCCAGCAAGGCAGCGGTGCGCAACTTCGCCCGCTCCTGGTTGCTCGATCTGAAGGCGCGCAGCATTCGCGTCAATGTCGTCAGTCCCGGTCCGGTACGTACGCCTGGTCTGGCCGGTCTGGTACCCGCGGAACATCAGGAAGGCTTGTTCAATCACCTGGCCAGCATGGTCCCGATGGGGCGGCTTGGCGAACCTGAAGAAATTGCCAAGGTGGTGGCGTTCCTTGCGTCGAGCGATGCGAGCTTTATCAACGGCATCGAGTTGTTTGTCGATGGCGGCGCCGCGCAAATCTGA
- a CDS encoding LysR family transcriptional regulator, which yields MDQLLAIRAFARVVEAGNFTKAADSLQLPKATVSKLVQTLETHLGVQLLQRTTRRVAVTPDGATYYEKSARVIKELEDIDGSFSVAQSRPRGHLRVDLGSSVADRLLIPALPEFLARYPDIRIDLGVSDRHVDLIGDNIDCVIRGGPLTDPGLIARTIAHARWITCASPQYIDRYGVPKRPEDLDTPAHRVVNYLSARTGRILPMRFEKSGRRLEIAARHVVGINESNTHFAAGLAGLGVIQTFAFVARDAVARGELHEVLSTWRPKPYPLHLVYPPNRHVSNRLRVFIDWVAERFESQLSG from the coding sequence ATGGACCAGTTGCTCGCTATTCGTGCTTTCGCCCGCGTTGTCGAAGCCGGCAACTTCACCAAGGCAGCCGATTCCTTGCAGCTTCCCAAGGCCACGGTCAGCAAGCTGGTGCAGACGCTGGAAACGCATCTGGGTGTGCAGTTGCTTCAGCGCACGACACGGCGCGTGGCGGTGACGCCCGACGGCGCGACGTACTACGAGAAAAGCGCTCGGGTCATCAAGGAACTGGAAGACATCGATGGGAGTTTCAGCGTGGCCCAATCGCGGCCCCGCGGTCATCTTCGTGTCGATCTTGGCTCTTCCGTGGCCGATCGCCTGTTGATACCCGCGCTGCCGGAATTTCTCGCCCGCTATCCCGATATACGCATCGACCTGGGTGTATCCGATCGCCATGTCGATCTGATCGGCGACAACATCGACTGTGTGATTCGCGGCGGCCCGCTGACCGATCCCGGCCTGATCGCACGAACCATCGCCCACGCACGATGGATTACCTGCGCGTCGCCTCAATACATCGACAGATACGGTGTGCCGAAGCGCCCCGAGGACCTCGATACACCGGCGCATCGGGTGGTGAACTATCTATCGGCGCGTACGGGGCGCATTCTGCCGATGCGTTTCGAGAAAAGCGGACGTCGGCTTGAGATCGCCGCGCGGCATGTCGTCGGCATCAACGAAAGCAACACCCATTTCGCCGCCGGCCTGGCTGGCCTTGGGGTTATTCAGACCTTCGCGTTTGTCGCACGCGATGCCGTTGCCCGCGGCGAGCTGCACGAGGTCTTGTCGACATGGCGCCCCAAACCTTATCCGCTGCACCTGGTCTACCCGCCGAATCGTCATGTGTCCAATCGGTTACGCGTATTCATCGACTGGGTGGCGGAACGATTCGAATCGCAGCTTTCCGGTTAA